A genomic segment from Saprospiraceae bacterium encodes:
- a CDS encoding FAD-dependent oxidoreductase, whose translation MKKLSIVILWCFMAVALGYRCTPETAPTEAFEADVIIYGGTSAAVVAAVQVVKMNKSVIVVSPDKHLGGLSAGGLGWTDTGDKSVIGGLARTFYHNVYAHYQEPSAWKWQSQEEYGNKGQGTPAIDGAERTMWIFEPHVAEKVFEDFISTYQIPVYREEWLDRDIGVVKKEGKIVSFKTLSGKTFAGAQFIDATYEGDLLAEAGVAYHVGREANAVYGENWNGIQTGVLHHGHHFKVDTDPYKVPGDPNSGLLPKISGQDPGIKGEGDDKIQAYCFRMCLSNHPDNRVPFAKPEGYDPGQYALLSRVFAGGWNELFAKYDPIPNRKTDTNNHGPFSTDNIGMNYDYPEGSYERRQEIIKEHEQYQKGLMYFLANDPSVPADLQEKMNQWGLAKDEFTDNGHWPHQLYIREARRMLGEYVMTEHEVLGHREVPQSVGMGSYTMDSHNIQRYVKPDGFVQNEGDIGVSPKQPYRIHLGSLLPKKAECSNLVVPVCVSSSHIAFGSIRMEPVFMILGQSAATVAVQALEQDLAVQDVTYATIREQLLKDGQVLEGKAE comes from the coding sequence ATGAAAAAATTAAGCATTGTTATTCTATGGTGTTTTATGGCGGTAGCGCTAGGTTACCGTTGTACACCAGAAACGGCTCCGACGGAAGCGTTTGAAGCGGATGTGATCATCTATGGGGGCACTTCCGCTGCCGTAGTTGCGGCCGTTCAAGTAGTCAAAATGAACAAGTCGGTCATTGTGGTATCACCTGATAAGCACCTTGGTGGTTTATCTGCGGGGGGCTTAGGTTGGACAGATACGGGAGATAAAAGTGTTATAGGGGGGCTGGCCAGAACCTTTTACCATAACGTTTACGCCCATTACCAGGAGCCGTCTGCCTGGAAATGGCAAAGCCAGGAGGAATATGGCAATAAAGGTCAAGGCACTCCAGCCATCGATGGAGCAGAGCGGACCATGTGGATTTTTGAACCCCATGTCGCCGAAAAGGTATTTGAAGACTTTATTTCAACTTACCAAATTCCCGTTTATCGTGAAGAGTGGTTGGACAGGGACATTGGGGTGGTTAAAAAAGAGGGAAAAATCGTTTCCTTTAAGACCCTTAGTGGAAAAACTTTTGCAGGCGCACAATTTATCGATGCGACCTATGAAGGAGACCTCCTGGCGGAAGCTGGAGTTGCTTACCATGTTGGAAGGGAGGCGAATGCCGTGTATGGTGAAAACTGGAATGGCATTCAAACTGGTGTGCTGCACCACGGGCATCATTTTAAGGTAGATACTGATCCTTACAAGGTTCCCGGTGATCCAAATAGTGGATTGTTGCCGAAGATTTCAGGCCAAGATCCGGGTATAAAAGGAGAGGGAGATGACAAAATTCAGGCCTATTGTTTCCGGATGTGCCTCAGTAATCACCCGGATAACCGGGTGCCATTTGCCAAACCAGAGGGCTATGATCCAGGTCAATATGCTTTGCTATCGAGGGTCTTTGCCGGTGGCTGGAACGAACTTTTTGCTAAATACGATCCCATTCCGAATCGAAAAACCGATACCAATAACCACGGACCTTTTAGTACTGACAATATCGGTATGAATTATGACTATCCAGAAGGTTCGTATGAAAGACGGCAGGAAATCATTAAGGAGCACGAACAATACCAAAAAGGATTAATGTATTTTTTGGCGAATGACCCTAGCGTCCCCGCAGATCTTCAGGAGAAGATGAACCAGTGGGGCCTAGCCAAAGATGAATTCACCGATAATGGCCATTGGCCGCACCAATTATACATCCGGGAGGCCCGGCGTATGCTTGGCGAATATGTAATGACGGAGCATGAAGTATTAGGGCACCGCGAAGTCCCTCAATCGGTGGGTATGGGGTCCTATACCATGGATTCGCATAATATACAGCGCTATGTCAAACCCGACGGATTTGTACAAAATGAAGGAGATATTGGCGTATCACCCAAACAACCTTATCGTATTCACCTGGGGTCATTGCTGCCTAAAAAAGCAGAATGTAGCAATTTGGTGGTCCCGGTATGCGTCTCTAGCTCCCACATCGCTTTTGGCTCGATTCGAATGGAGCCGGTGTTTATGATTCTGGGGCAAAGTGCCGCCACGGTGGCGGTACAGGCTTTGGAGCAAGACTTGGCGGTACAGGATGTAACCTATGCCACAATTAGGGAACAGCTTTTGAAGGACGGGCAGGTGTTAGAAGGAAAGGCTGAATAG
- a CDS encoding polysaccharide deacetylase family protein — translation MKHYFFLIIWLLGSPQLVVAQTQATRLIIRIDDMGFSHAANMACMETYQKGIASSVEVIVPGPWFEEAAKLLNENPGLDVGVHLALTSEWANLKWRPLTHAPSLTDEDGYFYPMIWKNDKFPAGTALKEAKWDLKEIEAELRAQIELAKKKIPHISHVSAHMGCTSISDEVNQLMHRLVEAYGLAIIPEEMGVQRVPSWSGAKYTAKEKEKRFIAMLDQLGPGDWLLVEHPGYDGPELETVGHVGYENVAADREGVTRVLTSKKVKKALQKKQIQVIAYKDL, via the coding sequence ATGAAGCATTATTTTTTCTTGATCATATGGCTTTTGGGATCTCCTCAACTGGTGGTTGCCCAAACCCAAGCCACGCGTTTGATTATCCGCATTGATGATATGGGATTTTCACATGCCGCCAATATGGCCTGTATGGAAACCTACCAAAAGGGCATTGCCAGTTCCGTCGAAGTCATTGTTCCAGGACCCTGGTTTGAAGAAGCAGCCAAACTTTTGAACGAAAACCCAGGCCTTGATGTCGGTGTCCACCTGGCCTTAACTAGTGAATGGGCGAATCTGAAGTGGCGGCCCCTGACCCACGCCCCCAGTCTAACCGACGAGGATGGCTATTTCTACCCCATGATTTGGAAAAATGACAAATTTCCAGCTGGCACTGCTTTAAAAGAAGCCAAGTGGGATTTAAAAGAAATCGAGGCGGAACTACGAGCCCAAATTGAGTTGGCCAAAAAGAAGATACCCCATATTAGCCATGTTTCAGCCCACATGGGGTGTACCAGCATTAGCGACGAGGTCAATCAGCTGATGCATCGTTTAGTGGAAGCATATGGGCTGGCGATTATCCCCGAAGAGATGGGGGTACAAAGGGTGCCTTCCTGGAGTGGGGCAAAATATACGGCCAAAGAAAAAGAAAAGCGCTTTATCGCTATGCTGGACCAGTTGGGACCGGGAGATTGGTTACTGGTGGAGCACCCAGGGTATGATGGACCTGAATTAGAAACAGTGGGACATGTGGGGTATGAAAATGTTGCAGCTGACCGGGAGGGGGTTACCCGGGTATTGACTAGTAAAAAAGTAAAAAAGGCCCTGCAAAAGAAGCAAATCCAGGTGATTGCTTATAAGGATCTTTGA
- a CDS encoding Gfo/Idh/MocA family oxidoreductase translates to MYSQFKVAVAGTGFIGPVHIEALQRLGIVVKGVLGSSPAKGERIRQLHGLEKAYASFEEILADEAIHAVHLAVPNVLHFDMAKQALLAGKHVMCEKPLGMNTVETTELVALAKDRGLAAGVCYNIRFYPLNLEVRQRIQRGELGKVFAITGSYVQDWLLYETDYNWRVLAEKGGALRAVADIGTHWMDLVVSITGLEVAAVFADLSTVYPIRKRPKGEVVTYSAKKTAPQDQEDVPIDTEDCGSILFRFKGGGKGQLWVSQMTAGRKNCLRYEIAGTEKAVAWNSESPNELWIGHRNQPNALLLKDAGLLDPSVGPFTNYPGGHNEGFPDTFKQCFRAFYDAISEGIPAEQAFYPTFAEGHKEVALCEAILKSHAEERWVGV, encoded by the coding sequence ATGTATAGTCAATTTAAAGTAGCCGTAGCAGGAACGGGTTTTATTGGTCCAGTCCATATAGAGGCCTTGCAGCGTTTGGGTATCGTTGTAAAAGGCGTTTTAGGGAGTTCTCCAGCAAAAGGAGAACGCATCAGGCAATTGCATGGCCTGGAAAAGGCGTATGCGTCATTTGAGGAAATACTAGCGGATGAAGCCATTCATGCGGTCCATTTGGCGGTGCCGAATGTGTTGCATTTTGATATGGCCAAGCAAGCTTTATTAGCGGGAAAACACGTCATGTGCGAAAAGCCACTGGGCATGAATACGGTTGAAACGACCGAATTAGTTGCTTTGGCAAAGGACCGGGGTTTGGCAGCAGGCGTTTGTTACAATATTCGGTTTTATCCACTCAATCTGGAGGTTCGGCAAAGGATTCAGCGAGGAGAATTAGGAAAAGTATTTGCTATAACGGGGAGTTATGTGCAAGATTGGTTATTGTATGAAACCGATTACAATTGGCGGGTGCTGGCGGAGAAAGGAGGTGCATTGCGGGCCGTCGCGGATATCGGAACCCACTGGATGGACCTGGTCGTGTCGATCACAGGCCTGGAGGTAGCAGCCGTTTTTGCAGATCTATCTACTGTTTACCCCATCCGAAAACGGCCTAAGGGTGAGGTAGTTACGTATAGTGCAAAAAAAACGGCGCCCCAGGACCAAGAAGACGTGCCCATAGATACGGAAGATTGCGGCAGTATTTTATTCCGATTCAAAGGAGGTGGAAAAGGGCAACTTTGGGTGTCGCAGATGACGGCGGGGCGTAAAAATTGTTTGCGTTATGAGATTGCCGGCACGGAAAAGGCCGTAGCGTGGAATAGCGAAAGCCCTAACGAATTGTGGATAGGTCATCGCAACCAGCCCAATGCATTGCTTTTAAAAGATGCTGGTTTATTAGACCCTAGTGTCGGCCCCTTCACCAATTACCCAGGGGGTCATAATGAGGGCTTTCCCGATACGTTTAAGCAGTGTTTTCGTGCTTTTTATGATGCGATCAGCGAAGGTATTCCAGCTGAGCAAGCTTTTTATCCGACTTTTGCCGAAGGGCATAAGGAGGTGGCATTGTGTGAAGCCATTTTGAAGAGCCATGCGGAGGAGAGATGGGTGGGGGTGTGA
- the deoC gene encoding deoxyribose-phosphate aldolase — translation MVKELAKMIDHSLLHPTMTEADLKEGCALAKAYQVASVCIKPYAVVQAVEWLKGSGVMVGTVIGFPHGNSTIAIKVAETEQACKDGAVEIDMVVNIGKVLGEDWDYVQEEIESVMDVTRAFGAVLKVIFENDFLPADEYKIRLCEICSELKVGFVKTSTGYGMVKNADGTYGYQGATEHDLKLMRKHSAADVQVKAAGGVRTLDDLLRVRSWGVTRVGATATAAMLSEAAVRFGEQMPDQQNFKATKGY, via the coding sequence ATGGTCAAAGAATTGGCAAAAATGATTGATCATTCGCTCTTGCATCCAACGATGACGGAGGCGGATCTAAAAGAAGGCTGTGCCTTGGCGAAGGCTTACCAAGTGGCTTCTGTTTGTATCAAGCCTTATGCGGTGGTGCAGGCAGTAGAATGGCTGAAGGGATCAGGGGTGATGGTGGGTACGGTGATTGGCTTCCCACATGGCAACAGTACGATAGCGATTAAAGTAGCAGAGACCGAGCAGGCTTGTAAAGATGGCGCGGTGGAAATTGATATGGTGGTGAACATTGGAAAGGTGCTGGGAGAAGATTGGGACTATGTGCAGGAGGAAATAGAATCGGTAATGGATGTGACCAGGGCTTTTGGAGCCGTGTTAAAGGTTATTTTTGAAAATGATTTTTTGCCAGCTGACGAATACAAAATTCGGCTTTGTGAAATTTGTAGTGAGCTCAAGGTTGGCTTTGTAAAAACTTCTACGGGATATGGGATGGTGAAAAACGCAGATGGCACTTATGGCTATCAAGGGGCAACGGAACACGATTTGAAACTCATGCGCAAGCATAGTGCAGCAGACGTACAAGTAAAAGCAGCGGGAGGGGTGAGAACGCTCGATGATTTACTAAGGGTTCGTTCGTGGGGTGTCACCAGGGTAGGGGCAACGGCAACGGCAGCCATGTTATCGGAAGCAGCCGTTCGGTTTGGGGAACAAATGCCGGATCAGCAAAATTTTAAAGCAACCAAAGGATATTAA
- a CDS encoding RNA-binding protein has translation MNIFVAKLNFDTQESDLQDAFEAYGEVDSVKIIMDKFTGKSKGFGFVEMTNDDEGSAAIDGLNDQEFDGRTIVVKKAEPRESRSGGGGGGGFNRGGGGGGYNRGGGGGSRY, from the coding sequence ATGAATATTTTTGTTGCAAAGTTAAACTTTGACACCCAGGAGTCGGATTTGCAAGATGCATTCGAGGCTTATGGAGAAGTTGATTCTGTCAAAATCATTATGGATAAATTTACAGGAAAATCGAAAGGTTTCGGTTTTGTTGAAATGACCAATGATGACGAAGGATCGGCTGCCATTGATGGCTTGAATGATCAGGAATTTGATGGTCGTACTATTGTCGTAAAAAAAGCTGAACCACGTGAAAGCCGCAGTGGCGGTGGTGGTGGTGGCGGATTCAATCGCGGCGGCGGCGGCGGCGGATACAACCGTGGCGGTGGCGGCGGAAGTAGGTATTAA
- a CDS encoding SusC/RagA family TonB-linked outer membrane protein, translating into MKRLLGVLFLLGLTLGLTAQVTVSGKITDADGIPVIGANVIELGSENTTLNGTITDVDGRYSISVPAEASLVFSFTGMTTYTEKVSGRTVIDVVMREEASLMDEVVVTALGFKGLKDRSGATSSSVGATAIRTSGESSILNSLAGKASGVKIVRANGDPGAGTNIQIRGANTIGGSSQPLVIVDGVPLSNDNLYGNGSSRSGGVSQQSRLNDLNPEDVESVQVLKGASAAALWGSRAANGVLVITTKQGKLNQKMKISFSSTYSMDEINRRHPLQTAFGQGAAGKYSATSANSWGDKIADREGGADVVNTTGEYFLADNGDLIYPITKKNSKEIFAEDNFNEVFQTGQFIDNNLTITGGSGKTTNFFSLGYLGQDGIVKNSDYRRATVRFNNQTYFSDQVVLTTKANYIYTSSNRIQQNSNTAGLYLGLLRTPADYDISSYKGTYFDRNGVAFPQRQRSYRRYLGNNINPTYNNPLWTTNEQEATTAVNRFNVSSNLNINPTPWLQLDFRGGVDSYVDKRVYFAPIGSAAFVNGRLDNEDYSNTELNVDAIARFDFPELVPGKIGFNATLGFNINDRERRNLYAATRSFLVNSNLQTFNNGVSPFEVSNSLNHIRSNRLYSVLSFDILNQLFVNLSGTQEAASTINGTYFYPSADVAWQFIEGSKLKSDFLSFGKLRASWGQVGVQPTAYKFGTTYETFTYSTYDDALDINEFGGGFRLNDDQGNPDLRPEIKTEWEIGTDLRFFKDRFSLGVTYYQNEINDILLAVSLSPSSGYLSKYANAGSMENKGLEFDFGFKLLEQKDYGLDLYGNFNNNKNKVLDLAGVDRVPLSDQSITSNAIVGQPLGILFGSRAARNADGSLALDANGFPTLDPEQGIIGDPNPDWRGGLGLRGYYKGFNFNVLFETYQGADFAERTRFVLTSFGTYATVGNEVTLDKELVNSKGQSFGAGTTVRGNIDNFGGGDVLLDENWYTTLGGGLGGSAINEFSINDGSWTRLREVSVGYTFSGEKFRAATPLQSIELSITGRNIALWTDILGIDPEVNQSGVDNGFGIEYFTNPSTRSWVASLKLNF; encoded by the coding sequence ATGAAAAGATTGTTAGGCGTATTGTTTTTGCTTGGATTGACCTTGGGTCTGACCGCCCAGGTTACCGTTTCGGGCAAAATTACAGACGCAGATGGAATCCCCGTGATTGGGGCAAACGTCATTGAACTGGGGTCGGAAAATACAACCCTTAATGGTACCATTACAGATGTGGATGGTAGGTATAGCATTAGCGTTCCGGCAGAAGCCAGTCTGGTCTTTAGCTTTACAGGGATGACCACCTATACCGAAAAAGTTAGTGGCCGCACCGTTATTGATGTGGTCATGCGGGAAGAAGCTTCCTTGATGGATGAGGTAGTCGTAACCGCGTTAGGCTTCAAGGGATTGAAGGATCGTTCGGGCGCAACTTCTTCCTCTGTAGGTGCAACGGCGATAAGGACCTCTGGCGAATCTAGCATCTTGAATAGCTTGGCTGGGAAAGCTTCTGGTGTCAAGATCGTTCGGGCGAATGGCGACCCTGGCGCAGGTACGAATATCCAAATTAGAGGGGCTAACACCATTGGTGGTTCTTCTCAGCCACTGGTCATTGTGGATGGTGTTCCTTTATCAAATGATAACTTGTACGGGAATGGTAGCTCTCGTAGTGGTGGGGTATCCCAACAATCCCGTTTGAATGACCTCAATCCGGAAGATGTGGAATCCGTTCAGGTGTTGAAAGGTGCTTCAGCGGCTGCTTTGTGGGGCTCTCGGGCAGCGAATGGTGTATTGGTGATTACTACCAAACAAGGAAAGCTGAACCAGAAGATGAAGATCTCTTTTTCATCGACCTATTCGATGGACGAAATCAATCGTCGACACCCGCTACAAACAGCATTCGGACAAGGTGCAGCGGGTAAATACAGCGCTACTTCGGCTAACTCCTGGGGCGATAAAATTGCCGATAGAGAAGGTGGGGCAGATGTAGTGAATACCACCGGAGAGTATTTTCTGGCAGACAACGGTGACCTTATTTATCCGATTACAAAGAAAAATTCGAAAGAAATCTTTGCAGAAGATAATTTTAACGAAGTTTTTCAGACAGGTCAGTTTATCGACAATAATTTGACGATTACCGGTGGTAGTGGAAAAACGACTAACTTCTTTAGCCTGGGCTACCTTGGCCAAGATGGTATTGTTAAAAATAGTGATTACCGACGTGCTACGGTTAGGTTCAATAACCAGACCTACTTTTCAGACCAGGTGGTATTGACCACCAAGGCCAATTACATTTACACTAGTAGCAATAGGATCCAACAAAATTCTAATACGGCGGGATTGTATTTAGGACTTTTAAGAACACCTGCTGATTATGATATCAGTAGCTATAAAGGCACCTATTTTGATAGAAACGGCGTTGCCTTTCCGCAAAGACAGCGCAGCTACAGAAGGTACCTTGGCAACAATATCAATCCGACCTACAACAACCCGCTCTGGACAACCAATGAGCAAGAAGCAACGACTGCGGTCAACCGCTTCAATGTATCTTCGAACCTGAATATTAATCCAACACCCTGGTTGCAGTTGGATTTTCGTGGTGGGGTAGATTCCTATGTAGATAAACGCGTGTATTTTGCACCTATCGGCTCTGCGGCTTTTGTCAATGGCCGATTGGATAATGAAGATTACAGCAATACCGAACTAAATGTTGATGCCATAGCGCGTTTCGATTTTCCGGAGTTGGTGCCCGGTAAAATTGGTTTTAATGCCACTTTGGGTTTCAATATTAACGATCGCGAGCGCAGAAACCTTTATGCAGCTACGCGGAGTTTTTTGGTAAACAGCAACCTGCAAACCTTCAACAATGGGGTATCGCCTTTTGAGGTGTCGAATAGCCTGAACCATATCCGCTCAAACCGCTTGTACTCCGTGCTTTCCTTTGATATTTTGAATCAATTATTTGTGAACCTTTCTGGTACACAAGAAGCTGCTTCTACTATCAATGGTACTTATTTTTACCCATCAGCTGATGTGGCCTGGCAGTTTATAGAAGGCTCCAAACTAAAAAGCGACTTTTTGAGCTTTGGTAAATTGCGTGCATCATGGGGACAGGTAGGGGTACAGCCTACAGCCTATAAATTTGGTACCACCTATGAGACTTTTACTTACAGCACCTATGATGATGCTTTAGATATCAATGAATTTGGGGGCGGATTTAGGCTGAATGACGACCAAGGTAATCCGGATCTAAGACCAGAGATAAAAACTGAATGGGAGATCGGTACAGATTTGCGTTTCTTTAAAGACCGATTTAGCCTTGGTGTAACGTATTACCAAAACGAGATTAATGACATTCTGCTCGCGGTTAGTCTTTCTCCAAGTTCTGGCTATTTATCCAAATACGCCAATGCCGGTAGCATGGAAAACAAAGGCTTAGAATTTGACTTTGGGTTTAAACTACTCGAACAAAAAGACTACGGGCTTGATCTGTATGGTAATTTCAACAATAATAAGAACAAAGTATTGGACTTGGCCGGGGTAGATCGCGTACCACTTTCAGACCAATCTATTACTTCAAATGCCATTGTTGGGCAACCTTTGGGTATTCTATTTGGCTCACGAGCAGCCCGTAATGCAGATGGTTCATTAGCCCTGGATGCGAATGGATTTCCAACCCTTGATCCAGAACAAGGCATCATTGGCGATCCTAATCCAGACTGGCGAGGTGGCCTGGGCTTACGTGGTTATTACAAAGGTTTCAATTTTAATGTATTGTTTGAAACCTATCAAGGTGCCGATTTTGCAGAGAGAACGAGGTTTGTTTTGACAAGTTTTGGTACTTATGCCACGGTAGGCAATGAAGTTACGCTTGACAAAGAACTGGTCAATTCCAAGGGGCAATCCTTTGGTGCAGGAACAACTGTTCGTGGTAATATTGATAATTTCGGCGGTGGAGATGTACTGTTGGATGAGAACTGGTATACCACATTGGGTGGTGGATTAGGTGGTTCAGCCATTAATGAGTTTTCCATCAATGATGGAAGTTGGACGCGCTTGAGAGAGGTGTCTGTCGGTTATACATTTAGTGGTGAGAAATTTAGAGCAGCTACCCCACTTCAATCCATCGAATTATCCATTACGGGTAGAAACATTGCGCTTTGGACAGACATCCTGGGCATTGATCCAGAGGTCAACCAGTCTGGCGTAGATAATGGTTTTGGTATTGAATATTTTACCAACCCAAGTACTCGCTCATGGGTCGCTTCGCTCAAGCTGAACTTCTAA